Proteins from one Gimesia maris genomic window:
- a CDS encoding CRTAC1 family protein: protein MPFRSSHFAIIAAVVLFLGMLALFLTLKAPPELKNVPGELKPISYERASKLLKLKNEGVAYLENEKYADADRQLEQLAAELPTDEIGFRNLTICRLLQLTPEKLAQQPAGEKLEELTLKALSQLIQISPESAVNSILSARIYAALGKPLQSQADLIHATELKPKDAAIWFELSQIQKQIPAENEASLAHESLAKAWELQSDNLFLTLEYLQVTAEQQSEQAAIVFEKAKTLSAPLAASVKDHTRLDLNQLIEDSLTAIRDRKWNVVLRNARIMRNVLIAEDLVKSDRRRVEQNSLEFVIHDFPPAFYQAVEWPTQQQPRTVEFAKARPLVFSPVLTSAIKDLQVADFDLDGKPDLVVLTAKQVVIYSQNGELWNLVTQQDLDGDFAEVRLVDLDADVQQKTQPQATEKKEPTLFPISPARDADLDLVVSGKPGIRIFENQADAKTGKRSLEMKAQSETLDTLSDLMAVNFSDLDHDGDLDLVASTEQGLSLWSNRGDFSFRDISSQSHLPPADLAATSLVRVDWDRDVDLDLILCSRQSKQAGYLENLRHGRFRWRPFTQVKTEDGPTANQFEECVLADFDRNGSWDLIGVRQTELMLAETRRPEPGSVQIASVQPVNGGEIVGAHGTVLQTGDLNNDGVLDVVALSSTGLQLLLGTAEQSTEQTAYVKDQELTSAQSIQMYRLSDLNLDGSLDVITVAGDQIVYQQNRGNDYHWIDVSLRAEQIKGEVKSASGRVNHYGIGSLLELRSGTIYQPQIVAGQSTHFGLGNQSVAEAIRVLWTNGIPVNIINAKTDQRIYEKQTLMGSCPYLYTWDGEQFSFYTDLLWAAPIGLQFAQGVVAPSRDWEYLKIEGDRLKPKDGVYELRITEELWEAGYFDLVELMAIDHPADVDLYSNEKVGPPDLAAFKIHTVQHPLSPRAAVNHKGRDVLPEIKDGDNVYAKTFDEKYRQGLTEDHALELDLNAEAVQNAKTAPRIKLFLTGWIYPTDTGINLALSENPSMPSPRPPALSVPDKNGAWIAIQPFMGFPGGKTKTIVVDLTDQFLTDDYRVRIETNMEFYWDQVFFTVDETPAEFVTQPVPLESATLRYRGFSTPLIHPGNGPERYDYQSLTTGIQWPPMQGNFTRYGDVKALVEAADNRLVIMGSGDEMRLLFKVPEEPIKPGWKRDFILHNVGWDKDANLHTILGQSVEPLPFREMQSYPYPTEVYPDEEVLQQDRERYHTRRQSSARFWNSLLKP, encoded by the coding sequence ATGCCGTTCCGGTCTTCGCATTTCGCCATCATTGCAGCAGTGGTCCTGTTTCTGGGGATGCTGGCGTTGTTTCTGACGCTCAAAGCACCGCCTGAGTTAAAGAATGTGCCCGGTGAGCTAAAGCCCATCAGCTATGAACGGGCCAGCAAACTGCTGAAACTGAAAAATGAAGGCGTCGCTTACCTGGAGAATGAAAAGTATGCCGACGCAGATCGTCAGCTGGAACAATTGGCAGCAGAACTGCCCACAGACGAGATCGGCTTTCGCAATTTAACGATTTGTCGCCTGCTGCAACTGACGCCGGAAAAATTAGCTCAACAGCCGGCAGGGGAGAAGCTGGAGGAGCTGACTCTCAAAGCCTTGAGCCAGCTGATTCAAATTTCCCCCGAGTCTGCAGTCAACTCGATCCTCTCGGCTCGTATTTATGCCGCTTTGGGGAAACCACTCCAGTCACAGGCAGACCTGATCCATGCCACAGAACTGAAGCCGAAAGATGCTGCCATCTGGTTTGAACTGTCACAGATACAAAAACAGATTCCAGCAGAGAATGAAGCATCGCTGGCGCATGAATCACTGGCGAAAGCATGGGAGTTACAATCCGATAATCTGTTTCTGACTCTGGAGTATCTGCAGGTCACAGCAGAACAGCAGTCCGAGCAGGCGGCTATTGTGTTTGAGAAAGCCAAAACGCTGTCAGCGCCACTGGCGGCCAGCGTCAAGGACCACACCCGCCTGGATTTGAATCAACTGATTGAGGATTCACTGACTGCGATCAGGGATCGGAAATGGAATGTGGTACTCCGCAATGCACGTATCATGAGAAATGTGCTGATTGCGGAAGACCTCGTCAAAAGTGATCGTCGTCGCGTGGAACAGAACTCGCTGGAGTTTGTCATTCATGATTTTCCACCCGCGTTCTATCAGGCGGTCGAATGGCCCACCCAGCAGCAACCACGTACGGTTGAATTTGCTAAAGCACGTCCGCTTGTTTTTTCGCCAGTACTCACGTCTGCAATCAAAGATCTGCAGGTTGCCGATTTTGATCTGGACGGCAAACCAGACCTGGTTGTGCTGACCGCGAAACAGGTTGTTATCTATTCTCAAAATGGTGAGCTCTGGAATTTGGTCACACAGCAGGACCTGGATGGTGATTTTGCAGAGGTCAGACTTGTTGATCTTGACGCCGATGTGCAACAGAAGACACAACCGCAGGCGACTGAAAAAAAAGAGCCGACCTTGTTTCCCATTTCGCCGGCACGCGACGCCGATCTGGATCTGGTCGTCAGCGGTAAACCGGGGATCAGGATATTCGAAAATCAGGCTGACGCGAAAACCGGTAAACGTTCGCTGGAAATGAAAGCCCAGTCAGAAACGCTGGATACACTTTCTGATCTGATGGCAGTCAATTTCTCAGACCTGGATCATGACGGCGATCTGGATCTGGTGGCGTCTACAGAGCAGGGCCTTTCACTCTGGTCGAATCGCGGCGATTTTTCGTTTCGAGATATCAGCAGTCAAAGCCACCTGCCTCCTGCAGATCTGGCTGCGACTTCGCTGGTGCGCGTCGACTGGGACCGGGATGTGGATCTCGATCTGATCTTATGCAGCCGTCAGTCGAAGCAGGCCGGCTATCTGGAAAATTTGCGGCATGGTCGATTTCGCTGGCGTCCTTTTACTCAAGTCAAAACGGAGGACGGGCCGACAGCAAATCAGTTTGAAGAATGCGTATTGGCAGACTTTGACCGTAATGGTTCCTGGGATCTGATCGGAGTGCGTCAAACAGAGCTGATGCTGGCTGAAACCCGGCGGCCGGAACCGGGCAGTGTCCAGATTGCTTCCGTGCAACCTGTCAATGGAGGGGAGATTGTCGGAGCACACGGTACAGTGTTGCAGACTGGTGATCTGAATAATGATGGCGTACTGGATGTGGTGGCATTGAGTTCAACCGGGTTACAACTGTTATTGGGAACCGCGGAACAGAGCACGGAGCAGACCGCGTACGTGAAAGATCAGGAACTCACCTCAGCGCAGTCGATTCAGATGTACCGCCTTTCCGATCTGAATCTGGATGGCAGCCTGGATGTGATCACGGTGGCCGGCGATCAAATTGTCTATCAGCAGAACAGGGGGAACGACTATCACTGGATTGATGTGTCACTGCGGGCCGAGCAGATCAAAGGGGAAGTCAAATCTGCCAGCGGGCGCGTGAATCATTATGGCATCGGCAGTCTGCTGGAATTGCGCAGCGGTACGATTTATCAACCGCAGATCGTCGCCGGGCAGTCGACTCACTTTGGACTGGGCAACCAGAGTGTCGCCGAAGCAATTCGCGTCCTGTGGACCAATGGAATTCCTGTCAATATTATTAACGCCAAAACCGATCAGCGGATTTATGAGAAGCAAACGTTGATGGGGTCCTGTCCTTATCTTTATACATGGGATGGGGAGCAGTTTTCATTCTACACGGACCTGCTCTGGGCAGCTCCCATTGGCCTGCAGTTTGCGCAGGGGGTTGTGGCGCCCAGTCGCGACTGGGAGTATCTCAAGATTGAAGGAGACCGGCTCAAGCCGAAAGACGGTGTTTATGAACTGCGGATCACCGAAGAACTGTGGGAAGCAGGCTACTTCGATCTGGTCGAACTGATGGCCATTGATCACCCGGCGGATGTGGATCTGTATTCGAATGAAAAAGTTGGTCCCCCCGATCTGGCGGCGTTCAAAATCCATACGGTTCAGCATCCACTGTCACCCCGCGCGGCCGTGAATCACAAGGGCCGCGATGTACTGCCTGAAATTAAAGACGGGGACAATGTGTATGCGAAGACATTCGATGAAAAATATCGACAGGGGCTGACAGAAGATCATGCGCTGGAACTGGATTTGAATGCAGAGGCCGTTCAGAACGCGAAAACAGCGCCCCGGATCAAGCTGTTTCTGACAGGATGGATCTATCCGACGGATACCGGGATCAATCTTGCATTATCCGAGAATCCCTCGATGCCTTCGCCGCGTCCGCCTGCGCTGTCAGTGCCAGACAAAAATGGTGCGTGGATAGCGATTCAGCCCTTTATGGGTTTTCCGGGTGGGAAAACGAAAACGATTGTCGTTGATCTGACCGACCAGTTTCTGACAGACGACTATCGCGTGCGGATCGAAACGAATATGGAGTTCTACTGGGACCAGGTCTTCTTTACAGTGGATGAAACGCCGGCTGAATTTGTGACGCAACCGGTGCCACTCGAATCTGCGACGTTGCGGTACCGGGGGTTTTCCACGCCTCTGATCCATCCGGGTAACGGGCCGGAACGTTATGATTATCAGAGTCTCACGACCGGAATTCAGTGGCCGCCGATGCAGGGGAATTTTACACGTTATGGCGATGTGAAAGCGCTGGTGGAAGCGGCTGACAATCGCCTGGTGATCATGGGTTCCGGGGATGAGATGCGACTGCTTTTCAAAGTTCCTGAAGAGCCCATTAAACCAGGTTGGAAGCGTGATTTTATTCTGCATAATGTGGGTTGGGACAAGGACGCGAACCTGCATACGATTCTGGGGCAGTCGGTCGAGCCGCTGCCATTTCGTGAGATGCAGAGCTATCCTTATCCGACGGAAGTTTATCCAGACGAGGAGGTGCTGCAGCAGGATCGGGAACGCTATCATACCCGTCGTCAAAGCAGTGCCCGTTTCTGGAATTCTCTGCTGAAACCCTGA